A stretch of the Larimichthys crocea isolate SSNF chromosome IX, L_crocea_2.0, whole genome shotgun sequence genome encodes the following:
- the slc5a1 gene encoding sodium/glucose cotransporter 1: MSHDYFGFSRILHSDFGLIRSNARNTVALNNAADISVIVVYFVVVLAVGVWAMVRTNRGTVGGFFLAGRSMVWWPIGASLFASNIGSGHFVGIAGTAAAAGIAIGGFEWNALIVVVILGWLFVPIYIKAGVVTMPEYLKKRFGGQRIRIYLSVLSLFLYVFTKISADMFSGAIFINQALGLNIYLAVIMLLLITALYTVTGGLAAVIYTDTLQTIIMVVGSFILMGFAFDKVGGYENFQTSYMEAIPLNRTNISADCYEPRADSFHIFRDAITGDLPWPGLVFGLTIQATWYWCTDQVIVQRCLSAKNLSHVKAGCILCGYLKLLPMFLMVFPGMISRILYTDVVACVEPEECQKHCGASVGCTNIAYPKLVVDLMPNGLRGLMLSVMLASLMSSLTSIFNSASTLFTMDIYTKIRRSASERELMIAGRLFILALIGVSIAWIPVVQSAQSGQLFDYIQSITSYLTPPIAAVFMLAIFCKRVNESGAFYGLMIGLLIGLSRMISEFAYGTGSCVQPSNCPTIICGVHYLYFSIILFVISCVIILAVSLMTKPIEDKHLYRLCWSLRNCTEQRVDLEQDDWVNNQDSNTMDIDEPEEEPGFCKKAVMCFCGLEQKSAPPLSEEEQAELEKKLTDTSELPLWRNVVNANAVILLCVAVFCHGFFA, encoded by the exons ATGTCTCACGATTATTTCGGATTCTCCAGGATTTTGCATTCAGATTTTGGATTAATAAGGAGCAATGCAAGAAACACGGTGGCTCTTAACAATGCAGCAGATATCTCAGTTATTGTGGTTTACTTTGTAGTTGTCTTGGCTGTGGGAGTATGG GCTATGGTACGCACCAACCGAGGTACTGTGGGTGGCTTCTTTCTTGCAGGGAGGAGTATGGTGTGGTGGCCG ATCGGAGCATCACTCTTTGCCAGCAACATTGGCAGTGGCCACTTTGTAGGCATTGCTGGGacggctgcagctgctggaatAGCCATCGGTGGATTTGAATGGAAT gctcTTATAGTGGTCGTCATTCTAGGATGGCTCTTTGTGCCCATCTACATCAAAGCTGGG GTGGTCACCATGCCGGAGTACCTGAAGAAGAGGTTTGGAGGACAGCGGATTCGCATTTATCTCTCTGTGCTGTCCCTcttcctgtatgttttcacCAAGATCTCA GCAGACATGTTCTCTGGAGCCATTTTTATCAACCAGGCTCTTGGGTTGAATATCTACCTTGCTGTGATCATGCTGCTATTGATTACTGCACTGTACACCGTCACAG GTGGATTGGCTGCAGTGATCTACACAGACACCTTACAGACCATCATCATGGTTGTTGGATCATTCATTCTTATGGGCTTTG CTTTCGACAAGGTGGGAGGCTATGAAAACTTCCAGACCAGCTACATGGAGGCCATCCCTTTAAACAGAACGAACATTAGTGCGGACTGCTACGAGCCTCGGGCAGACTCCTTTCATATTTTTAGGGATGCGATTACAGGAGACTTGCCGTGGCCTGGCCTTGTGTTTGGACTTACCATTCAGGCCACCTGGTACTGGTGCACAGATCAG gTGATCGTCCAGCGTTGCCTCTCAGCCAAGAATTTGTCTCACGTTAAGGCAGGTTGTATCTTATGCGGCtacctgaagctgctgcccaTGTTCCTCATGGTTTTCCCCGGGATGATCAGCAGGATCCTCTATACTG ATGTGGTGGCATGTGTGGAACCAGAAGAATGTCAAAAACACTGTGGGGCCAGTGTGGGCTGCACCAACATTGCTTATCCCAAACTGGTGGTGGATCTTATGCCCAATG GTCTGCGAGGTCTTATGCTCTCTGTCATGCTGGCCTCTTTGATGAGCTCACTTACCTCCATTTTTAACAGTGCCAGTACTCTCTTCACAATGGACATCTACACTAAGATTCGCCGCTCAGCCAGTGAGAGGGAACTCATGATTGCCGGCAG ATTGTTTATCTTGGCCCTGATTGGTGTGAGCATCGCATGGATCCCTGTGGTGCAGTCAGCCCAGAGTGGTCAGCTCTTTGACTACATCCAGTCCATTACCAGCTACCTCACACCACCCATTGCAGCTGTCTTCATGCTTGCCATCTTTTGCAAACGTGTCAATGAGTCT ggTGCATTTTATGGTCTCATGATTGGCCTGTTAATCGGCCTGTCCAGGATGATTTCTGAGTTTGCCTATGGGACAGGCAGCTGTGTTCAGCCCAGTAACTGTCCCACCATCATATGTGGAGTCCACTACCTCTACTTCTCCATCATCCTGTTTGTCATCTCCTGTGTCATCATCCTGGCAGTCTCTCTCATGACCAAACCCATCGAAGATAAGCAC TTGTATCGACTGTGCTGGAGCCTGAGGAACTGTACAGAGCAGAGGGTGGACCTTGAACAAGACGACTGGGTTAACAACCAAGATTCCAACACTATGGACATAGACG AACCAGAGGAGGAGCCAGGCTTCTGCAAAAAGGCAGTGATGTGCTTCTGCGGCCTGGAGCAGAAAAGTGCTCCTCCGCTAAGTGAGGAAGAGCAAGCGGAGCTGGAGAAGAAGCTCACAGACACCTCAGAGCTTCCTCTATGGAGGAATGTGGTCAACGCCAACGCCGTCATCCTcctgtgtgtggctgttttcTGCCATGGTTTTTTCGCTTAA